In the genome of Prosthecobacter algae, one region contains:
- a CDS encoding sodium:alanine symporter family protein, which translates to MDFAKFAADFAGFVWGLPLIILLFGTHLFLTFRTGFIQKHLLRGIKLSVTKDEGASGDVSQFGALMTALAATIGTGNIIGVASAVAAGGPGAVLWMWLTGVFGIATKYGEALLAVKYRVQMPDGSFAGGPMYVLERGMNMRWLGIVFAVFTCVAGFGIGCMSQANSVVGHVQNLLPAYDKNVIAWSVGGLMTVVAGAVILGGVKSIARFCSVLVPFMAIGYVIGCACILIKNYAVIPETLSLIFNSAFTGQAAIGGFIGAGMKEAMRYGIARGLFSNESGLGSAPIVAAAAQTKNPVRQALVSSTGTFWDTVVVCAMTGLVIVSSGHWKEGLGKVQLTQAAFADLHVYGPYILIFGLVTFVFSTILGWSYYGEKAAEYLFGSRAVKPYRLLWVAAVLAGSVLPLGVVWDLSDAFNGLMAIPNLISLIALSGVIVAETRAHKSDLCGKDE; encoded by the coding sequence ATGGATTTTGCCAAATTTGCCGCCGACTTTGCCGGATTCGTCTGGGGACTGCCGCTCATCATTCTTTTGTTTGGTACTCATCTGTTTCTGACTTTCCGCACGGGCTTCATTCAAAAGCACCTGCTCCGGGGCATCAAACTTTCTGTGACCAAGGACGAAGGGGCCTCGGGCGATGTGTCGCAATTTGGAGCGCTCATGACGGCTCTTGCGGCTACGATCGGCACAGGAAATATCATCGGTGTCGCCAGCGCGGTGGCGGCGGGCGGGCCTGGGGCGGTGCTGTGGATGTGGCTCACCGGCGTCTTTGGCATCGCCACTAAGTACGGTGAGGCTCTGCTGGCCGTGAAATACCGTGTGCAGATGCCAGATGGCAGCTTTGCCGGCGGCCCCATGTATGTGCTGGAGCGCGGCATGAACATGCGCTGGCTGGGCATTGTCTTTGCTGTGTTCACTTGCGTGGCTGGTTTCGGTATTGGCTGCATGTCCCAGGCCAATTCGGTGGTGGGCCATGTGCAAAACTTGCTGCCCGCGTATGACAAAAATGTCATTGCCTGGTCGGTCGGCGGTCTCATGACCGTGGTGGCTGGTGCCGTGATCCTGGGCGGGGTGAAGAGCATCGCCCGCTTTTGCAGCGTGCTGGTTCCCTTCATGGCCATCGGCTACGTCATCGGCTGCGCCTGCATCCTCATCAAAAACTACGCGGTCATCCCAGAGACCCTCTCGCTGATCTTTAATTCCGCCTTCACCGGACAGGCGGCCATTGGCGGCTTCATCGGCGCAGGGATGAAGGAGGCCATGCGCTACGGCATTGCCCGCGGCCTGTTTTCCAATGAATCCGGCCTGGGCAGCGCACCCATCGTGGCGGCGGCCGCCCAGACCAAGAATCCCGTGCGTCAGGCCCTGGTTTCTTCCACGGGCACGTTTTGGGACACCGTGGTCGTCTGCGCCATGACGGGTCTGGTCATCGTCAGCAGCGGTCATTGGAAGGAGGGTCTGGGCAAGGTGCAACTGACCCAGGCCGCCTTTGCTGACCTGCATGTCTATGGTCCCTACATCCTGATTTTTGGCCTCGTGACCTTCGTTTTCTCCACCATTTTGGGCTGGAGTTACTACGGGGAAAAGGCCGCCGAGTACCTCTTTGGCAGCCGGGCGGTCAAGCCCTATCGCCTTCTCTGGGTGGCGGCTGTCTTGGCTGGGTCTGTGCTGCCGCTCGGTGTTGTCTGGGATTTGTCTGATGCTTTCAACGGCCTCATGGCCATTCCCAACCTGATTTCCCTCATCGCCCTCAGTGGCGTGATCGTGGCCGAAACTCGCGCCCACAAGTCCGACCTGTGCGGCAAGGACGAGTGA
- a CDS encoding ABC transporter substrate-binding protein, whose protein sequence is MQKRQFFVLGAIGLLVSGLTGCNKSGGDTILIGEFASLTGKEATFGISSHEGTILAVKEINAAGGVLGKQLELKTEDDQSKAGEPANVVNKLISKDGVVAILGEVASSRSLEAAPICQQNGVPMISPASTNPKVTETGDHIFRVCFIDPFQGTVMANFATKTLNAKKVAVFTDVKSDYSKGLAKFFKEGIAKAGGQVVAELDFNGGDKDFKAQLTAIKTAGPDAVFIPAYYTDVALICIQAKQLGISIPFLGGDGWESPTLIEIGKDAVEGHYFSTHYSADAGTPNVQNFVDSYKKEYQGKVPDAMAALGYDSAMFLADAIKRANSTEPGKIREALAATKEFEGVTGKMAINAQRDAVKSAVILQVKGGKFTFVETVNP, encoded by the coding sequence ATGCAAAAGCGCCAATTTTTTGTTTTAGGGGCCATCGGACTTCTTGTTTCCGGCCTGACCGGCTGCAACAAAAGCGGCGGGGACACGATCCTGATCGGGGAGTTTGCATCCTTGACCGGCAAGGAGGCCACCTTTGGGATTTCTTCCCACGAAGGCACGATTTTGGCGGTCAAGGAGATCAACGCCGCAGGCGGTGTGCTGGGCAAGCAACTGGAACTGAAAACGGAGGACGACCAGTCCAAGGCGGGCGAGCCGGCCAACGTGGTGAACAAGCTGATCTCGAAAGACGGCGTGGTGGCCATCCTGGGCGAGGTGGCCTCCAGCCGATCCCTGGAAGCAGCACCCATCTGCCAGCAGAACGGAGTGCCGATGATCTCCCCGGCTTCCACCAATCCCAAAGTGACCGAAACTGGCGACCATATTTTCCGGGTCTGTTTCATCGATCCCTTCCAGGGGACGGTGATGGCGAACTTTGCCACCAAAACCCTGAACGCCAAGAAAGTGGCTGTCTTCACCGATGTGAAGAGCGATTACAGCAAGGGTCTCGCCAAATTCTTCAAGGAAGGCATTGCCAAAGCAGGTGGCCAGGTGGTGGCCGAACTGGATTTCAACGGTGGCGACAAGGACTTTAAGGCTCAACTCACAGCCATCAAGACCGCCGGACCGGACGCTGTTTTCATTCCCGCCTATTATACAGATGTGGCTCTGATCTGCATCCAGGCCAAGCAACTGGGCATCAGCATCCCCTTCCTGGGCGGTGACGGCTGGGAAAGCCCTACCCTTATCGAAATTGGCAAAGATGCCGTCGAGGGGCACTACTTCTCCACCCACTATTCTGCGGATGCCGGCACGCCCAATGTACAGAACTTTGTGGACTCCTACAAAAAGGAATATCAAGGCAAGGTGCCTGACGCCATGGCCGCCCTGGGTTACGACTCTGCCATGTTCCTTGCGGATGCCATCAAGCGCGCCAACTCCACGGAGCCTGGCAAGATCCGGGAAGCCCTCGCAGCCACGAAAGAATTTGAAGGTGTGACGGGCAAAATGGCCATCAATGCACAGCGCGATGCGGTGAAATCAGCCGTGATCCTGCAGGTCAAAGGTGGCAAATTTACGTTTGTGGAAACCGTGAACCCCTAA
- a CDS encoding branched-chain amino acid ABC transporter permease: protein MDWFLQQLINGLALGAIYALIALGYTMVYGVLRFINFAHSDVLMLGAYSAYFLAPAVEKVAPLPSVTGAVIVVLLSAIICAGIGMLIEFLAYRPLRSRPKLTVLITAIGVSLFIEYTCQHKAVFGADTKPFPRLLGESDLHLGGLVIGSNDLLVLGVTVLLLAGLWFIVQRTKIGTAMRAVSFNQQAAALMGININRIISFTFGLGSALAAIAGILYAIKAPGIDPLMGVQPGLRAFVAAVLGGIGNLPGAALGGLLLGLLETFAGGTPGLSNYRDGIAFAILILILLFKPAGLLGKATVEKV, encoded by the coding sequence CTGGACTGGTTTCTTCAGCAACTCATCAACGGCCTCGCTCTGGGTGCGATCTATGCACTCATCGCGCTAGGTTACACGATGGTCTATGGCGTGCTGCGGTTCATCAACTTCGCGCACAGTGATGTGCTGATGCTGGGGGCCTACTCGGCCTACTTTCTGGCTCCTGCGGTGGAAAAGGTGGCTCCCCTGCCCTCCGTCACCGGGGCGGTGATCGTGGTGCTGCTTTCGGCCATCATCTGCGCAGGGATCGGCATGCTGATCGAGTTTCTCGCCTACCGCCCGCTGCGATCCCGGCCAAAGCTGACGGTGCTGATCACTGCCATCGGGGTGTCCCTGTTCATTGAGTACACCTGCCAGCACAAGGCCGTGTTTGGCGCAGACACCAAGCCGTTCCCTCGGCTGCTGGGAGAAAGCGACCTCCACCTCGGCGGCTTGGTCATCGGCAGCAACGACCTGCTGGTCCTGGGGGTGACGGTACTGCTGCTGGCGGGCCTGTGGTTCATCGTCCAGCGCACAAAGATCGGCACCGCCATGCGGGCGGTTTCCTTCAATCAGCAGGCGGCGGCGCTGATGGGCATCAACATCAACCGCATCATCTCCTTCACCTTCGGGCTGGGCTCTGCGCTCGCCGCCATCGCCGGGATTTTGTATGCAATCAAAGCTCCGGGGATTGATCCCCTGATGGGTGTCCAGCCAGGGCTTCGGGCCTTTGTGGCGGCAGTCTTGGGCGGCATTGGCAATCTGCCAGGCGCGGCACTCGGTGGACTGTTGCTGGGGCTGCTGGAAACCTTTGCCGGGGGCACCCCCGGACTTTCGAATTACCGGGACGGCATCGCCTTTGCCATCCTGATCCTCATCCTTTTGTTCAAACCTGCCGGCCTGCTCGGCAAAGCCACGGTGGAAAAAGTATGA
- a CDS encoding branched-chain amino acid ABC transporter permease, producing MTSMNGAKRWLLAGIILAVVVSQFSGQFNRYYLGILVDIGINIILAVSLNLINGHTGQFSLGHAGFMAVGGYSAAKFTLVVAPMVPESLQPLLFLVALILGGLLAALAGVAVGVPSLRLRGDYLAIVTLGFGEIIRVVVQNMESVGAASGLKGIPKETTLGWTFALAAITIYVVAALVNSTYGRGFIAVNDDEVAAGSMGINPVRYKVTAFVIGAFFAGIAGGLYAHHKQFLSPTGFDFLKSIDIVVMVILGGMGRTVGVIIAAILLTLLPEVLRQFADYRMIIYALLIIGLMIARPQGLFTFGKRKGAAT from the coding sequence ATGACCTCCATGAATGGCGCAAAACGCTGGCTGCTGGCTGGCATCATCCTGGCCGTGGTCGTGTCCCAGTTCTCGGGGCAGTTCAACCGCTACTACCTGGGCATCCTCGTTGACATCGGTATCAACATCATTCTGGCCGTGAGCCTGAACCTGATCAACGGCCACACAGGCCAGTTCAGCCTTGGCCATGCCGGTTTCATGGCAGTGGGCGGCTATTCAGCGGCCAAGTTCACGCTGGTGGTGGCCCCGATGGTTCCGGAAAGCCTGCAGCCGCTGCTGTTCCTGGTGGCGCTGATCCTGGGTGGCCTGCTGGCGGCCCTGGCTGGCGTGGCGGTGGGTGTGCCCTCCCTGCGGCTGCGAGGTGACTACCTGGCCATCGTGACACTCGGCTTTGGCGAAATCATCCGTGTGGTGGTGCAGAACATGGAGAGCGTGGGCGCTGCCAGCGGGCTGAAAGGCATCCCCAAGGAAACGACGCTGGGCTGGACCTTTGCCCTCGCCGCCATCACCATTTACGTCGTCGCTGCATTGGTCAATTCCACCTATGGCCGCGGCTTCATCGCGGTGAATGATGATGAAGTGGCCGCTGGCTCCATGGGCATCAATCCCGTGCGCTACAAGGTGACCGCCTTTGTCATCGGTGCCTTTTTTGCCGGCATCGCCGGGGGGCTTTATGCGCATCACAAGCAGTTCCTTTCGCCGACAGGTTTCGACTTTTTGAAGTCCATCGACATCGTGGTCATGGTCATCCTCGGCGGCATGGGCCGCACGGTGGGGGTGATCATTGCAGCCATCCTGCTGACTCTTCTACCTGAGGTGCTCCGGCAGTTTGCGGACTATCGCATGATCATTTACGCCCTGCTGATCATCGGACTGATGATTGCCCGTCCGCAGGGCCTGTTCACCTTTGGCAAACGGAAAGGAGCGGCAACATGA
- a CDS encoding ABC transporter ATP-binding protein encodes MSSPLLQMDKATIRFGGLTAVSELSLSIGPHELVGLIGPNGAGKTTAFNLISGVYKPTDGQIHFNGKRVCGLKTHQLTNLGIARTFQNIRLFGSLSVFDNVRAATQLHRSHGIINALWRGKGFLHSESEVEKEVLELLDIFDLRRLRDEDAKSLPYGDQRRLEIVRALATRPKLLLLDEPAAGMNPTEKEELMYLIQFIKDKFQIAILLVEHDMKVVMGICQKIAVLEYGKKIAEGTPEQIQKDPKVIAAYLGTEDEGAES; translated from the coding sequence ATGAGCAGCCCTCTCCTCCAAATGGACAAGGCCACCATCCGCTTTGGCGGCCTGACGGCCGTCTCTGAGTTGAGCCTGAGCATCGGCCCCCATGAACTCGTGGGCCTCATCGGCCCCAATGGCGCGGGCAAAACCACGGCCTTCAACCTCATTAGCGGTGTGTATAAGCCCACTGACGGGCAGATCCATTTCAATGGAAAGCGCGTGTGCGGACTGAAGACTCATCAGCTCACGAATCTGGGTATCGCGCGCACCTTTCAAAACATCCGCCTGTTCGGTTCCCTGAGCGTTTTTGACAATGTGCGGGCCGCCACCCAGTTGCACCGCAGTCACGGCATCATCAATGCCCTGTGGCGCGGCAAGGGATTCCTTCACAGCGAAAGCGAAGTGGAAAAAGAGGTGCTGGAGCTTCTGGACATTTTTGACCTGCGGCGCCTGCGTGATGAAGATGCCAAGAGCCTGCCCTACGGCGACCAGCGCCGGCTGGAGATCGTGAGGGCGCTGGCCACCCGGCCCAAGCTGCTGCTGCTGGATGAACCAGCCGCCGGGATGAACCCCACGGAGAAAGAGGAGCTGATGTACCTCATCCAGTTCATCAAAGACAAATTTCAAATCGCCATCCTGTTGGTCGAACACGACATGAAAGTGGTGATGGGCATCTGCCAAAAGATCGCCGTGCTGGAGTACGGCAAAAAGATCGCCGAAGGCACACCTGAACAGATTCAAAAAGACCCAAAGGTGATCGCCGCCTACCTGGGCACTGAAGATGAAGGTGCCGAAAGTTGA
- a CDS encoding four helix bundle protein: MKVPKVDGRELMVDGLKLAKLMFNFEKLEVWQKAIEFADLVYSQTRDFPADERFGLTNQMRRASVSISSNIAEGSSRFSKKDFARFIEIACGSVFEVVSQCFIGRNQGFLSSEQFEILYHSTEQQGKMLSGLRRSLLEEA, from the coding sequence ATGAAGGTGCCGAAAGTTGATGGTCGGGAGTTGATGGTTGATGGGCTGAAACTCGCGAAACTTATGTTTAACTTTGAGAAACTGGAAGTCTGGCAAAAGGCGATTGAGTTCGCTGATCTGGTTTACAGCCAGACGCGAGACTTCCCCGCCGACGAACGGTTTGGGCTAACCAACCAAATGCGCCGCGCCTCCGTTTCCATTTCTTCAAACATTGCCGAAGGTTCTTCACGGTTCTCCAAGAAAGATTTTGCTCGATTCATCGAGATCGCCTGTGGCTCTGTCTTTGAAGTGGTCTCCCAGTGTTTTATTGGCCGGAATCAAGGATTCCTCTCCTCAGAGCAATTCGAAATCCTCTATCATTCCACCGAGCAGCAGGGCAAGATGCTCAGCGGACTCCGCCGGTCTTTGCTTGAAGAAGCCTGA
- a CDS encoding ABC transporter ATP-binding protein: MLEIQNLEVSYGSIKALHGISMKVPEKSIVTLIGGNGAGKSTTLRTISGLVKARAGKVIYDGADITNLPPHQIVGRHLCHVPEGRMVFANLTVLENLKMGAYLRHDRAGIAEDIEYSFNVFPRLKERISQHAGTLSGGEQQMLAIARALMSRPRCLMLDEPSLGIAPILVRAIFKQIVAINKERGITILLVEQNANLALGISHYGYVLETGKVLLEDEAKALRLNPQVREAYLGD, from the coding sequence ATGCTTGAGATCCAAAACCTCGAAGTCTCCTATGGCTCCATCAAGGCCCTGCATGGCATCTCGATGAAGGTGCCGGAGAAGTCCATCGTCACGCTCATCGGCGGCAACGGGGCGGGCAAGTCCACCACCCTGCGTACCATTTCCGGTTTGGTCAAAGCACGCGCGGGCAAGGTGATCTATGACGGCGCGGACATCACCAACCTGCCTCCGCATCAAATCGTGGGCCGCCACCTCTGCCACGTGCCGGAGGGGCGCATGGTGTTTGCCAATCTGACCGTCCTGGAAAACCTGAAGATGGGGGCCTATCTGCGCCATGACCGGGCAGGCATTGCCGAGGACATCGAGTATTCGTTCAATGTCTTCCCACGCCTGAAAGAGCGCATCAGCCAGCACGCGGGGACGCTATCCGGCGGGGAGCAGCAGATGCTCGCCATCGCCCGGGCCCTGATGAGCCGCCCCCGCTGCCTGATGCTGGACGAGCCTTCTCTGGGCATCGCGCCCATCCTGGTCCGCGCTATTTTCAAACAGATCGTCGCCATCAACAAGGAGCGTGGCATCACCATCCTGCTGGTGGAACAAAATGCCAACCTCGCTCTCGGCATCTCCCATTACGGCTATGTGCTGGAGACAGGAAAAGTCCTGCTGGAAGATGAGGCCAAAGCCCTGAGGCTGAATCCGCAGGTGCGCGAAGCCTACCTGGGTGACTGA
- a CDS encoding ABC transporter ATP-binding protein — protein sequence MKTTLRVFSYLRRYPLMAAAQLFCAITGTLMVVVFPAVTREVLDVVVPKAQWDRLGPLILTALGAYFAQHLFNSLRIMLNNTFEQKVIYDLRSDLYQRLQTLPLRWFDNRPTGDIMTTVGEDIPNVERVLIDGIEQGLVAIIQIAVVGVFMFQADVTLALWALVPIPFLAAGALGYTRSSKDRHRAVRRASSGMNSLLHDNVAGMRQIKAYAMEAEEHSRFNAASAALKAASLHVMRIWAIYRPGMHFLTSVGMVLVLWMGARGLMEGRIEKGDLAAFLLLLKFFYDPIEQLHQLNQIIQGGRAAGERVFEILDTEPETDTVEGRTLPAITGHVRYENVGFSYGGKIPTVHGINLEAQPGQTIALVGSTGAGKSTLINLLTRFYEYDEGVITIDGAPVHELNKAWLRSSIGYVTQESFLFNGTVRENLVIGKRNATDEELWEALASANADGFVGRLEKGLDTKVGERGVKLSVGEKQRISIARALLRNPPILLLDEATASVDTETERQIQTALDRLMENRTSFVIAHRLSTVRHADCIYVLNQGKILEKGTHDNLVSQNGIYANLCKSSLIKN from the coding sequence TTGAAAACCACTCTTCGCGTCTTTTCCTACCTGCGCCGTTACCCGCTGATGGCCGCCGCCCAGCTTTTCTGCGCCATCACTGGTACTCTTATGGTGGTGGTCTTCCCCGCCGTCACCCGGGAGGTGCTGGATGTGGTGGTGCCCAAGGCCCAGTGGGACCGGCTGGGTCCCCTGATCCTGACGGCCCTGGGGGCCTACTTTGCCCAGCACCTGTTCAACAGCCTGCGCATCATGCTGAACAATACCTTTGAGCAAAAGGTGATCTATGACCTGCGCAGCGACCTCTACCAGCGCCTGCAGACGCTGCCGCTGCGGTGGTTCGACAATCGGCCTACCGGGGACATCATGACCACCGTGGGGGAAGACATCCCGAACGTGGAACGTGTGCTGATCGATGGCATTGAGCAAGGACTCGTGGCCATCATCCAAATCGCCGTAGTTGGCGTCTTCATGTTCCAGGCAGATGTCACCCTGGCGCTTTGGGCATTGGTGCCCATCCCCTTCCTGGCCGCAGGGGCGCTGGGATATACCCGCTCCTCGAAGGACCGCCACCGAGCCGTGCGCCGGGCCAGCAGCGGCATGAATAGCCTGCTGCATGACAATGTGGCCGGCATGCGCCAGATCAAAGCCTACGCCATGGAGGCCGAGGAGCACTCACGCTTCAACGCCGCCAGTGCGGCTTTAAAGGCAGCCTCCCTGCATGTGATGCGCATCTGGGCCATCTATCGGCCCGGCATGCACTTTCTTACCAGCGTGGGCATGGTGCTGGTACTGTGGATGGGTGCCCGGGGACTGATGGAAGGGCGAATCGAAAAGGGGGATCTGGCAGCCTTTCTCCTCCTGCTGAAGTTTTTTTACGACCCCATCGAGCAACTGCACCAGCTCAATCAGATCATACAAGGAGGACGCGCAGCCGGCGAACGCGTCTTTGAAATCCTGGATACCGAACCCGAAACGGACACCGTGGAGGGACGTACCCTGCCCGCCATCACCGGTCATGTGCGCTATGAAAACGTCGGTTTCAGCTACGGCGGAAAAATCCCCACCGTCCACGGCATCAACCTTGAGGCCCAGCCCGGCCAGACTATCGCCCTCGTGGGCTCTACAGGGGCGGGAAAGTCCACCCTCATCAATCTGCTGACCCGCTTTTATGAATATGACGAAGGCGTCATCACAATTGACGGAGCCCCCGTGCATGAATTGAACAAAGCTTGGCTGCGCAGCAGCATCGGCTACGTGACCCAGGAAAGCTTCCTCTTCAATGGCACCGTCCGGGAGAATCTAGTCATCGGAAAACGAAACGCGACCGATGAGGAGCTGTGGGAAGCCCTGGCCAGTGCCAACGCCGACGGGTTTGTCGGGCGGCTGGAAAAGGGCCTGGATACCAAGGTGGGAGAGCGCGGCGTGAAACTGAGCGTAGGGGAAAAACAGCGTATCTCCATCGCCCGCGCCCTGCTGCGAAATCCACCCATCCTGCTGCTAGACGAAGCCACAGCCAGTGTGGACACCGAGACGGAAAGACAGATCCAAACAGCGCTGGATCGACTGATGGAGAACCGCACCAGCTTTGTGATTGCTCATCGACTGAGCACCGTCCGCCACGCCGATTGCATCTACGTTTTAAATCAAGGTAAAATCCTAGAAAAAGGAACCCACGATAACCTAGTTTCGCAGAACGGAATCTACGCCAATCTCTGTAAGAGTTCGCTCATAAAGAATTAA
- a CDS encoding FAD-binding oxidoreductase, with product MNSVTPAHAASLRALLSPDRVLTADEDILPYSFDGTAALKVRPGAVVFPRTSEEVAACVKLAREAHIAVVTRGSGTGLSGGSVPSPGCLVVCLVQMDQILEVDEKNLTMRAQCGVITKEIDDAAAKVGLFYPPDPGSMKISTIGGNVAENSGGLRGLKYGVTRDYVMGIQVVLPDGTLTWLGNKCVKDVAGYSMKDLFIGSEGTLGIITEVLIKLLPRPVARKTMLALYDRMESAAETISAIIAAKIIPCTLEFLDRTTVQCVEDYAKIGLPTDVEALVLMETDGHPVVVQEEAEQMMQLARQHGAREVRAAADEAEGAKLASARRNAFSALARVMPTTILEDVTVPRTELAHMVGFIRECAIRHNLKVGTFGHLGDGNLHPTFLTNERDHEEMHRVEAALEEIVNETLRLGGTVTGEHGVGLAKKAFVRRQLGDGSYELMKSIKRALDPQCLLNPGKIFDL from the coding sequence GTGAATTCCGTCACCCCAGCCCACGCGGCCAGCCTCCGCGCCCTGCTTTCTCCTGATCGTGTCTTGACGGCCGATGAGGACATTTTGCCTTACAGTTTCGATGGCACCGCTGCGCTCAAGGTCCGTCCAGGGGCGGTAGTTTTTCCCCGCACTTCCGAAGAAGTGGCCGCCTGCGTCAAGCTGGCCCGGGAGGCCCACATCGCCGTGGTCACCCGGGGTTCCGGCACGGGTCTCAGTGGCGGCAGTGTGCCCTCCCCTGGCTGCCTCGTTGTTTGTCTGGTGCAGATGGACCAGATTTTAGAAGTCGATGAAAAGAACCTGACGATGCGCGCCCAATGTGGGGTCATCACCAAGGAGATCGATGATGCCGCAGCCAAGGTGGGTCTCTTTTATCCGCCTGACCCCGGCAGCATGAAAATCAGCACCATCGGCGGCAATGTGGCCGAGAACAGCGGCGGCCTGCGCGGGCTGAAGTATGGCGTCACGCGCGATTATGTCATGGGCATCCAGGTGGTCCTGCCGGATGGCACACTGACTTGGCTGGGCAACAAGTGCGTGAAGGATGTGGCCGGCTACTCCATGAAGGATCTTTTCATCGGCAGCGAAGGCACTCTGGGCATCATCACTGAGGTGCTCATCAAGCTGCTGCCCCGCCCCGTCGCCCGCAAGACCATGCTGGCACTCTATGACCGCATGGAGTCCGCCGCAGAAACGATCAGCGCCATCATCGCGGCCAAGATCATCCCCTGCACGCTGGAGTTCCTGGACCGCACCACCGTGCAATGCGTGGAAGATTACGCCAAGATCGGCCTACCTACCGATGTGGAGGCCCTGGTGCTGATGGAAACCGATGGTCACCCTGTGGTGGTGCAGGAAGAGGCCGAACAAATGATGCAACTGGCCCGCCAGCACGGGGCCCGCGAGGTCCGTGCCGCTGCCGATGAAGCCGAAGGGGCCAAGCTGGCCTCCGCCCGCCGCAATGCCTTCTCCGCCCTGGCCCGCGTGATGCCCACCACCATCCTGGAAGACGTCACCGTGCCGCGCACGGAGCTAGCGCACATGGTCGGCTTCATCCGCGAATGCGCCATCCGGCATAACCTCAAGGTGGGCACCTTCGGCCACCTCGGCGATGGCAACCTGCACCCCACTTTCCTGACCAATGAGCGAGACCACGAGGAGATGCATCGCGTGGAGGCCGCGCTGGAGGAAATCGTCAATGAAACCCTACGACTGGGCGGTACCGTAACGGGTGAGCATGGCGTCGGCCTCGCTAAAAAAGCCTTTGTACGCCGCCAGCTTGGCGATGGCAGCTACGAGCTGATGAAGAGCATCAAACGCGCACTCGATCCCCAGTGCCTGCTGAATCCAGGGAAGATTTTTGATCTGTGA
- a CDS encoding beta-ketoacyl synthase N-terminal-like domain-containing protein — MSRIVITAAETACALGNTLDASLATWQAGRSGLSQQEGLLAGRIADRSLLKGRRYGAASNLGVQVARRAVARAGWGEAETRSAWLFAASSRGNAGELLGSHAWRRPSRRFSASNTLHSEIAAAISIELGIRGPWQMISNGCSAGLDALGFAWMALQTGLTQRALVVAVDLPLYPELLRDFLDTRLLSNSSRNDPLSPHTSGFHPGEAGVALTLELGGQGPVVKRYAANSDAYDSLVIPEDGAPLAELLTGFEKPDLLCPHATGTANHAQAEMNALRSTYAEVPPLLLLKPFTGHTLGASGLLDIALISEALRRRAMPGNLSGLTCPDGLCLDLPAQPQSVLKIASGMGGHNAAVLLTHE; from the coding sequence GTGAGCCGCATCGTCATCACCGCCGCTGAGACGGCCTGTGCCCTCGGTAACACTCTGGATGCCAGCCTTGCCACCTGGCAGGCGGGGCGCAGCGGCCTAAGCCAGCAAGAGGGGCTTTTGGCCGGGCGCATCGCCGATCGCAGCCTGCTCAAAGGCCGCCGTTATGGGGCGGCCAGCAATCTGGGCGTGCAGGTGGCGCGCCGGGCCGTGGCCCGTGCTGGCTGGGGCGAGGCAGAGACCCGCAGCGCCTGGCTCTTTGCCGCCAGCAGTCGGGGCAATGCCGGAGAGCTTCTCGGTTCCCACGCCTGGCGCCGCCCTTCCCGCCGCTTCAGCGCCAGCAACACCCTGCACAGTGAAATCGCTGCCGCCATTAGCATTGAGCTCGGCATCCGTGGCCCCTGGCAAATGATTTCCAATGGCTGCTCCGCTGGGCTGGATGCCCTCGGTTTCGCGTGGATGGCCTTGCAAACAGGGCTCACTCAAAGGGCGCTCGTCGTCGCGGTGGACCTGCCGCTTTACCCGGAACTGCTGCGTGATTTCCTGGATACACGCCTGCTTTCCAACAGCAGCCGCAATGATCCCCTGTCTCCCCACACCTCCGGTTTTCATCCCGGTGAGGCCGGCGTGGCCCTGACGCTAGAACTCGGCGGTCAAGGCCCCGTGGTGAAGCGCTATGCCGCCAATAGTGATGCCTACGACTCCCTCGTCATCCCCGAAGATGGAGCGCCACTGGCCGAGTTGCTCACGGGTTTTGAAAAACCCGATCTCCTCTGCCCGCACGCCACTGGCACGGCCAATCACGCCCAGGCGGAAATGAATGCCCTGCGCAGCACCTATGCCGAGGTGCCGCCCCTGCTGCTGCTGAAACCTTTCACCGGCCACACCCTCGGGGCCAGTGGTCTGTTGGACATCGCCCTGATTTCCGAGGCCCTGCGCCGTCGTGCCATGCCAGGGAACCTTTCCGGCCTCACCTGCCCTGACGGCCTGTGTTTAGACCTCCCTGCCCAGCCCCAGAGCGTGCTCAAGATCGCCTCCGGCATGGGTGGCCACAATGCGGCGGTGCTGCTGACACACGAATGA